GTTCATCTTAAACAGCTCGATTGTGGCGTCGTCCTCGTGAACTTCGATCATGGCTTCGCGACCAGCTGAAAGTGAGAATGATATGAAAACGGTATTAAAAATCTTTATATGCAGCTAGATACATAGAAAAGGTTGTGTCCaaaaaaaagttgtaaaaatcatttataataGCCCACTTACCCAACATGCGCTCCAAGTAATCTTGCGGGGCAGCCAGATTATGGCCAACTGTGGTTGCCCAGCCAACTGGATGGATGATGGGCGAGTCCTCGTGACACCAAAAGCCATCGTCGGAATCGAAGTACCGCAGGAAGAGACGCTTTCCCACGATCTTGGTGACGGTGGCCAGGCGCACCTGCGAAATGCGATCCTTGTCCACGCACTCGAGATTCAGGCCAAGGCGGAAGCGCGACTGGAGGCTGTCGTTGATTTTGTTGTAAAAGTTGGAGGGAAGGGTGCGGGCTCCGGATAACCGTCCAACCAGGAAGTCCTTCCAGTCCTTGTACTTGTGCTCGATGGTGCGGGGCGGGATTAGTGGCTTGCCCCGAGTGGCGCACCAACCTACCGAATGCACCTCGGCGTTGCAGAGGTTCACCCAGAAGTCGTGCGAGTCCGTATCAAAACCCTCGTAGCTCATTAAGGCCTTATAGCCCTTGATTTCCAGGATGGTGGCCACCCAAAACGAGGTAGGAGTCTGACCCGGTTGGATCACTTCGATGCTATCGCAATCTGTATTTTCCACTTCAACCTTCATGCCCACACCCAAATTGTCCCACACCTCGCAACCGGGTGCATGAGGAAAACAAGTGACAGGTGCCGCATTAAAGTTCTCCTTGCTAAGGCGGGGCAACCAATCGTAGGAGTGTGTGGGATCGTACATCCGCCGCCGAATGCTGATTATCTTCTCCATCTGCGGACACGGTACCGGAAGACGCTCGTACTTGGGAATTTGCGGCAAGTCATCCTGTGGATAGATGTCCTTAAAGAGTCGTAAGGCCTTGGGCGTGGGAGCTGCGCTCAGATAAGAATTGGGTGTGGATGCTCCCTCCTCGGTGCTTCCCGGAGCTGTGGCATCTCCCACCGCTCCACCGTTCAACGCAGCAATTGTTTCATCTGCTGCCATTTGTACATTATTGGCAGCTGCATCGCCGCCTAGAGACATGGGTTCGCCGAAGCTATTCAACTGGGTAATCTTCGATTGATCCGTAATGCGAAAACGGTAATTGGCATTCTTAATATGCGCCGCATGCAGATCCAGCTCAATATccgactgcgactgctgctgatCGCCAGGCAAATCGGTTGACTCTGAACCCGCTCCAGGATCTGGGGAACTAGTGGTTGCTTGGTCTCCCTCCATCTTAGTATTAAGTACCAATGAATACAGTTCGCCTCGGGCACAGGCCATGCTGCAAAAACGTCGCGATTTTGTGTAGAATGTGTGCTTCACTCCAATGGCTCCGCAACGTTTACAGACAGCTgtagaagaaaaaaatgaatcgTTTAATGACTTTTGCATAGAAATgtcaattttgtatttcatttaacTGCTATCTGCTATACAAACCCAAATTCTTGCAAAACAGCCCCAAACCGAACATTATAAGATAAGTGAAACTAAACTAGGATATAAACTAAAAAGCTTGAAAATTAATATCGTGTAGAGTGGGTCGATTGCAGATTTACAGGGACGGGGGTTTTCATTGCTTAATAACCGAATAATTACCTATtacttataaacaaataactGTATACGTCTAGTCTATAGAACAAGCCTTTTAGACAAAGGCCTTTGGGATTTTAGACAAgttaaatgcatatttaattgatGAACTTTAATGATACATAACATCAACTAATATTTCTACCATTTAGTGTTATTTTAAGTTATACACTCCGCCCACAATGGTCTAATTAAGAATCGACCCACTCTAGTGCACAGCAACCTTACCCATGCCATCTTTCTGTATGGGGATCACCGAAGGGTCAATGTTTCCCCTGTAGGCGATGGGTGTCTTCAGCACCAGTCCTGGCCTGTTTACGGGTTCGATCTTGCGCGTCTTGCGTTGTGATCGCAATGCGGAGGACGTGGAGGCACTGCAGCTGGCGGTGGTTGCGGTGGAGTTGGCTCCCTTGGTTGTACTGTAGGTGCGCTGCATTTGCTTGCTGGAGCTCACGCATGGTGCTTCAGAGTTGACCATTATGTTGCCAAAGGCATTGCCATTAAGCGTACCCATCGCAGGTGCCAGGGTTGTGCCCAGGAGCTTGTGGTGCAGCAGGCCATCGGGCAGTGGAACCAAAAGATCGTGCTCGACTCCAGGGACGCCCAAGCCTCCAGGCATCTGTGTcatgcaggaggaggaggactgcGAAATGTCTTTATCGGAGGAGGTCATGAAGTCGGTGCCATCGTACGAATTATTGTCCTCGTTCATCATCACAAAGTCGTCGATGTTGATAATTTCCTGCTTGGGCTCCAGCCCTGATCCATTATCATCAAAGTTATTGTCCCTCTGACCGTACACTTGGTCGTCATCGTCCACAACCTGCTcgcccacacccacgcccATTAGACCACCGCCGTGCGCGGCCAGGCCAACCATACCGTTGTCCACATCGTTATCCATTGCCTCCGCATAGTTCTGGAAaactgccgccgccgccgactgctggagcagttgctgctgcaggccACCCATGTGGGCAAATCCGTACAGGTTGTTCGAGTTGGTGGCAATCAGGGTGCCTGGTTGTACACCTAGTGCCGCAGCGGCCGCCGCCGCTTGACCAGTGAAATCTCCCCCCATTAGGCTCATCATCGGATTCATGTCCTTTTGTTGAGCAGTGTGGGTTTGGAGATTGGAGGTGGTTCAGGTTGAGGTTCGATCATTGgttatgtgtgtttttgtgtcgAGATTTAAATTGTAACCAATACATAAATCATAGAAAAGAAAGTAGAAgaaataagtaaacaaattccAATCGGTTTTAACTGAGACAGACAAAAAAGATAGTTTGGAAATTTGGCCAATCCCCAAAGAGTACATGTTTAAACCTAAGGAATTTGGGTTTGTTTCCGACTCCGAGGACTATCAAATATAAAGGAGTGCCTTTTTAAGACACGTTTATTGTTTTCGCGATTCCATTTAGcagcaatttatatttattagtCTTCGAATTGAGAGATTGGCTTCTGAATCAAACCGTCTGCACTCACCAATGTTGGCTGATGGGCGGAGAGGTCCTCCATGACAGAGAGTCCAACAGTGGGATGACCCAACAGAGTGGCCGCATCCTCCAGTGTAATGCGCTCCGAATTGTACTGACTGCTCATCCACATCATGCGCAGCTCGGCTGGATTCATTATGAGCGAATGGTGCTATCGAATCCGGATTTGTCAGTATGGCAAAAGCATTTATGGGACCACTTTCTTGGTTTTCTTCAACAAATATTGCGTTCTTTGCTGCGAGTCGCGTTCCTTGGATTTTCTAACTCACATTGGCTgcaaaacaaacatatttaaacaGTTTACtattttgtaatattacaACTTATTGTGGTTTggaaaacttggccaaaatatATCCTAAGTTATCCAatctaaacattttacaacttatttaatttttactttGTGAACTGATTcggaattttaaaataaagtttcgAATCTAGATATTAGACTGCCAAACGTGAGCATCCTAATCGAAAACTTATTAGAAGCTGTTGGCTTATTTGGCTGCAATTTTATGCCAATCCCAGTTCGTTCAGCTGCGAAAAGCTCCTGGACCCGGCAAATGTTTCGGCCATATGGGCTGTAGATCCCGACCGATTCCCAGTGTTCCTCGTTGTCcgttttgtttgcctcctTCTGttctcttccttttttttacttttgcttttctgcaCGCAGCTGCTGCGCAGGGAGGGAAGGGCACGGAAATGTGATTAAAGTCTTCCGTGGCGGTCGGAATTTTGGGGCTACCTTTGGCGACGCCGCCGCGGGAAGTTTCACTTAACTGGCCATTGAATAAAGTTCGAACATATATCCAAATTTTTGGTTACAATTGATAGGTTCACTCTCGAAAAGTCAATGAAGCGTTTGCGCAGACAGCGAACGcgaacacaaaagaaaatgcacGATGTTGCTGCCCCTGGCTGCAAACTTACACTTTTGCACGTTGAACGCGTTCGACTTGGGTTTCCCCAGTTGCTAGCACTTGTGGTACGacatttttttgccttttcaaACGTTTAGTAATGGTTTTCTACAGATTTTTGTGAGCTAacttcttttgcatttgcgcCGAGCAGGGATGGCAATTAAGTGCCAGGGCTGCACAGTCGAACAACAGCGTTTTGGCATTCTTTTGCCCGCTAAATCGCCAGGGGTGCAAAGGTGGACGCGTTCAGCTAGCAATAACAAAGAGTGACTTTTTGTTAAGTGGTTATTTTATCGATAATTGTACAAAACTGCTTATTACAGCAAAAGCCCAATTGCAGTCGAAATTCTTGTACTTTGCTTACCAATATGAATTGTGACCCAGTCAGCTATTCATTAGTTATTTTGATAACACTGTCAATAGTTtcgtaattatttataatttttggtCTTTCTAAGTACTTAAAGTCTAATGCCGAGTCACAGACACTTAAAATCACTAATCGGAGTACTGAACGTGCCCACTCTAATACCTTGCAACACTGTTCGGCTTGTTTTGTTGTCAAGCAACCAGTGTTGGCACACAGCCGAGAGAGAAAAATgattagaaaatattattagtaaaataaaatccacAAAGAATGCCAGAAAATGCATCCAGCTCGATGCCTACAGAGGCAGGCTTCCGGAGCATGCGCAGCCAAC
This genomic stretch from Drosophila teissieri strain GT53w chromosome 2L, Prin_Dtei_1.1, whole genome shotgun sequence harbors:
- the LOC122611949 gene encoding polycomb protein Sfmbt isoform X2; translated protein: MNPAELRMMWMSSQYNSERITLEDAATLLGHPTVGLSVMEDLSAHQPTLDMNPMMSLMGGDFTGQAAAAAAALGVQPGTLIATNSNNLYGFAHMGGLQQQLLQQSAAAAVFQNYAEAMDNDVDNGMVGLAAHGGGLMGVGVGEQVVDDDDQVYGQRDNNFDDNGSGLEPKQEIINIDDFVMMNEDNNSYDGTDFMTSSDKDISQSSSSCMTQMPGGLGVPGVEHDLLVPLPDGLLHHKLLGTTLAPAMGTLNGNAFGNIMVNSEAPCVSSSKQMQRTYSTTKGANSTATTASCSASTSSALRSQRKTRKIEPVNRPGLVLKTPIAYRGNIDPSVIPIQKDGMAVCKRCGAIGVKHTFYTKSRRFCSMACARGELYSLVLNTKMEGDQATTSSPDPGAGSESTDLPGDQQQSQSDIELDLHAAHIKNANYRFRITDQSKITQLNSFGEPMSLGGDAAANNVQMAADETIAALNGGAVGDATAPGSTEEGASTPNSYLSAAPTPKALRLFKDIYPQDDLPQIPKYERLPVPCPQMEKIISIRRRMYDPTHSYDWLPRLSKENFNAAPVTCFPHAPGCEVWDNLGVGMKVEVENTDCDSIEVIQPGQTPTSFWVATILEIKGYKALMSYEGFDTDSHDFWVNLCNAEVHSVGWCATRGKPLIPPRTIEHKYKDWKDFLVGRLSGARTLPSNFYNKINDSLQSRFRLGLNLECVDKDRISQVRLATVTKIVGKRLFLRYFDSDDGFWCHEDSPIIHPVGWATTVGHNLAAPQDYLERMLAGREAMIEVHEDDATIELFKMNFTFDEYYSDGKTNSFVEGMKLEAVDPLNLSSICPATVMAVLKFGYMMIRIDSYQPDASGSDWFCYHEKSPCIFPAGFCSVNSISVTPPNGYDSRTFTWEGYLRDTGAAAAGQHLFHRIIPDHGFEVGMSLECADLMDPRLVCVATVARVVGRLLKVHFDGWTDEYDQWLDCESADIYPVGWCVLVNHKLEGPPRVAHQQAPKPAPKPKIQRKRKPKKGAVGGKTPNDNSTQSVKSRTIALKTTPHLPKLSIKLELKPEHHNAAFYENNQPEEEGDEEDPDADGDGDGSTSHISEQSTTQSSSDLIAGSCSGSGSASLVTLATGSNKTNSCATNNKYIPRLADIDSSEPHLELVPDTWNVYDVSQFLRVNDCTAHCDTFSRNKIDGKRLLQLTKDDIMPLLGMKVGPALKISDLIAQLKCKVNPGRARSHKTNKSPFL
- the LOC122611949 gene encoding polycomb protein Sfmbt isoform X1 encodes the protein MNPAELRMMWMSSQYNSERITLEDAATLLGHPTVGLSVMEDLSAHQPTLDMNPMMSLMGGDFTGQAAAAAAALGVQPGTLIATNSNNLYGFAHMGGLQQQLLQQSAAAAVFQNYAEAMDNDVDNGMVGLAAHGGGLMGVGVGEQVVDDDDQVYGQRDNNFDDNGSGLEPKQEIINIDDFVMMNEDNNSYDGTDFMTSSDKDISQSSSSCMTQMPGGLGVPGVEHDLLVPLPDGLLHHKLLGTTLAPAMGTLNGNAFGNIMVNSEAPCVSSSKQMQRTYSTTKGANSTATTASCSASTSSALRSQRKTRKIEPVNRPGLVLKTPIAYRGNIDPSVIPIQKDGMAVCKRCGAIGVKHTFYTKSRRFCSMACARGELYSLVLNTKMEGDQATTSSPDPGAGSESTDLPGDQQQSQSDIELDLHAAHIKNANYRFRITDQSKITQLNSFGEPMSLGGDAAANNVQMAADETIAALNGGAVGDATAPGSTEEGASTPNSYLSAAPTPKALRLFKDIYPQDDLPQIPKYERLPVPCPQMEKIISIRRRMYDPTHSYDWLPRLSKENFNAAPVTCFPHAPGCEVWDNLGVGMKVEVENTDCDSIEVIQPGQTPTSFWVATILEIKGYKALMSYEGFDTDSHDFWVNLCNAEVHSVGWCATRGKPLIPPRTIEHKYKDWKDFLVGRLSGARTLPSNFYNKINDSLQSRFRLGLNLECVDKDRISQVRLATVTKIVGKRLFLRYFDSDDGFWCHEDSPIIHPVGWATTVGHNLAAPQDYLERMLAGREAMIEVHEDDATIELFKMNFTFDEYYSDGKTNSFVEGMKLEAVDPLNLSSICPATVMAVLKFGYMMIRIDSYQPDASGSDWFCYHEKSPCIFPAGFCSVNSISVTPPNGYDSRTFTWEGYLRDTGAAAAGQHLFHRIIPDHGFEVGMSLECADLMDPRLVCVATVARVVGRLLKVHFDGWTDEYDQWLDCESADIYPVGWCVLVNHKLEGPPRVAHQQAPKPAPKPKIQRKRKPKKGAVGGKTPNDNSTQSVKSRTIALKTTPHLPKLSIKLELKPEHHNAAFYENNQPEEEGDEEDPDADGDGDGSTSHISEQSTTQSSSDLIAGSCSGSGSASLVTLATGSNKTVKKSTTKSPAPPTVGRKATSYIANSCATNNKYIPRLADIDSSEPHLELVPDTWNVYDVSQFLRVNDCTAHCDTFSRNKIDGKRLLQLTKDDIMPLLGMKVGPALKISDLIAQLKCKVNPGRARSHKTNKSPFL
- the LOC122620045 gene encoding uncharacterized protein LOC122620045, translated to MKRLRRQRTRTQKKMHDVAAPGCKLTLLHVERVRLGFPQLLALVGWQLSARAAQSNNSVLAFFCPLNRQGCKGGRVQLAITKTKAQLQSKFLYFAYQYEL